One window of the Spirochaetota bacterium genome contains the following:
- a CDS encoding TetR/AcrR family transcriptional regulator, whose product MQLKKNEIRKQRLIEAAKKLFSEKGFYSTYVDEIIKEAGVGKGTFYRNFKNKEDIFVSLLFMFLNDWQSSVSIGIDKNISTSYIDYIKKVALESFIFFKKNEELSNLYFRIAPGLSAIIEPYLKNFEIQMLDYIIKDLEKARDLGYLDKSFNVKLAANIVAGAFFRVHYYYFTLKSDEAASSNIEELVNEFFNMLFFGVLYKNRQPAQS is encoded by the coding sequence ATGCAGCTTAAAAAGAACGAAATTCGCAAACAACGTCTTATCGAAGCGGCAAAGAAATTATTTTCGGAAAAAGGCTTTTACAGCACCTATGTCGATGAAATCATTAAGGAAGCCGGCGTCGGCAAAGGCACCTTTTACAGAAATTTCAAGAACAAGGAGGATATTTTCGTATCGCTTCTCTTCATGTTCCTCAATGACTGGCAGAGTTCCGTTTCCATCGGCATAGATAAAAACATATCCACGTCCTATATCGATTACATCAAAAAAGTCGCGCTGGAAAGCTTTATCTTTTTTAAAAAAAACGAAGAGCTGTCAAACCTCTACTTTCGCATAGCCCCCGGCCTGAGCGCAATCATCGAGCCCTATTTAAAGAATTTCGAAATCCAGATGCTCGATTACATCATCAAAGATCTTGAAAAAGCGCGCGACCTCGGATATCTCGACAAATCCTTCAATGTCAAACTGGCGGCGAATATCGTGGCAGGGGCTTTTTTCCGGGTTCATTATTACTATTTTACCCTTAAAAGCGACGAAGCGGCATCGTCGAACATTGAAGAGCTGGTGAACGAGTTTTTCAACATGCTGTTTTTCGGCGTCCTCTACAAGAACAGGCAGCCTGCGCAGTCCTGA
- a CDS encoding 4Fe-4S binding protein, which produces MRESTKLLMKKHGWRIDRAIHNYLYFAWYYPYVKTVSMAFKPLEYLTWLKPLKYAGNFIFSRYHSKVLSAADTKKIFELNENINFDGEENKKIVPFKYARKILFTDPEFIVVMDCPCKKALGDKDEHINSCLFVGSGTGKFWLDRCKKYNPRVVSQEEALDLIKSFRKKGYITQAFFKVATGGSTGVICNCHPDTCVSLRATALTRKIDPKTYMTEVSGYSVEHDIKKCRKCGTCVQTCHFGAVSINGRGWSYDKGKCHGCELCVENCPNKAIRLYADPDKSRPLDLDLVREHARKSAYALRN; this is translated from the coding sequence ATGAGAGAATCGACAAAATTATTAATGAAAAAGCATGGCTGGCGGATCGACAGGGCAATCCATAATTACCTATATTTCGCATGGTATTACCCTTATGTCAAAACCGTTTCTATGGCTTTCAAGCCTCTCGAGTACCTGACATGGCTGAAGCCTCTGAAATATGCGGGTAACTTCATTTTCAGCCGCTACCACAGCAAGGTCCTGTCAGCGGCGGACACTAAAAAGATATTTGAACTTAATGAAAACATCAATTTTGATGGGGAAGAGAATAAAAAGATCGTTCCGTTCAAGTACGCACGAAAGATCCTCTTCACCGATCCTGAATTCATCGTTGTCATGGACTGTCCCTGCAAGAAGGCCCTCGGCGATAAGGATGAACACATTAATTCATGCCTCTTTGTCGGCAGCGGCACCGGCAAGTTCTGGCTCGACCGGTGCAAAAAATACAATCCCCGTGTGGTCTCCCAGGAAGAAGCCCTGGACCTAATAAAATCTTTCAGGAAGAAAGGGTATATCACCCAGGCATTTTTCAAAGTGGCCACCGGCGGCAGCACCGGGGTCATCTGCAACTGTCACCCCGACACCTGCGTATCCCTCAGGGCAACCGCCCTGACCAGGAAAATCGACCCGAAAACCTACATGACAGAGGTCTCCGGCTATTCCGTGGAACATGATATCAAAAAATGCAGGAAATGCGGCACCTGCGTACAGACCTGCCATTTCGGCGCTGTCAGCATCAATGGCCGGGGCTGGTCCTATGACAAGGGAAAATGTCATGGCTGCGAACTTTGTGTCGAGAATTGTCCCAATAAAGCCATACGGCTGTATGCCGATCCTGATAAATCCAGACCCCTCGACCTGGATCTGGTCAGGGAACACGCCAGAAAATCCGCATACGCGCTGAGAAACTAA